The Populus alba chromosome 13, ASM523922v2, whole genome shotgun sequence genome contains the following window.
AAACACACTACTAAACAAAatggaagaagaaaggaaaaacaagcatGATACCCCTACAGAAGAACAAGACAAACAAGCATAAAAGTTTGTGCTGAGCACAAGGTTATCAACGATGTTAAAAGATGGATTATGAATTAATTTCACCTAACCGTAAAAATCTCAGATAGTCAGATTACACTCCTGATAAAAGATCAAGGCATTCATAAATCCTGCAAGATTGTGTTTTCATGCAATGCATTTCTATTATTCTGGCTCAACAGCAAAATTCACTCCGTTATGCCATTGCACCAAAGACCATTTCAAAGTTAAACAAAGACATTCAAAATTCATACCAGACATATGAAACTTTCTTTCCCTATGAATGTCAATCAACAATACTTTGTATCCCAAGCACCTCGGATCAAATTTTACTCCTGTCATTTCATGGATCTAGAGACAGAGTGTGTTTAATACCTGCCGAAGCGTCAGAAGATGTTCGTGCATAGGATAATGGAAATGTAAAATCCTTGAATCTCGTTACTTGAATTGGTTGGAATAActcaaacattttatatatacaaaaaaaatacttaaaccAAGCAAAACTTCTTGGTTAGACTGTTAACGTAAGGATTTAGCATGTATGGAAAGCTGGAAGTTTCTCCCTCTACAAGCCATACTCCAGAACTAACTGTAAGACTTCGACTTTTTAATCCTTTGCGGCTGCTTGTCCACTCTATTTCTTGCAAACTTCCGGTGTTGAAAGTATTGATTGCGCTTATTGGAGGACAGTTCTTTATGTACCGAATACTGCAAATATGAGGACGTAGGCACAGACATCCAAAAGATGCACCAATGCATCAAAATCTGTAGCCTTGATAATTAACACGcaaaacttctgaaattgctttttccttccattttttCTGCTCTTCTGGAGAAAATGTATGTATGACTAAGTAACTGGACTTCATAATGGCTTTTAAGAACTCCTGTCAGAATCCTGCTAGTTTTAGTCATCAGCATTCAAATGATTGCTAGTATAATCATCTGAATGCGGGATTGCTCCATACAACATCTTTTGGCACCAAAATCTCTGAAGGAGGAGCCCGTGAAAGGTTTCTATCCTGATTTTGGCTTCAAAAACCACGACCAAAGTTGGCATCAATCCATTAATAAGGTGCTTGTAATTACCAGAAGTCTCTGCAAGAACACAAGCCATCCTTAAAGTGATGGAATCTATGAGCATCCCTCAAAATAATCTCTCTCCCAGTTACTTGAGCTATTAATTTAATTGCCGAATGGCAATCCCCACAGACTCGGAGATTTTTCATCACACGAATAGGCTTCCCTACTGGCACTTTCAGAAGTCCATATGCAACAGCCATTTTCTCACTGTGGTGCCGTAAGCTGTGCACCTTATCTTCTTCATCTACATCATGCATCACAAAACTACCATCAGGACAATATCCAGCTTCCCTTAAAGATGCACCTAATTTTTCCAActttttcattatcatttcatgCTCAGGATGGCTTGCGCTGCCTCCCCCAGTGAACATGTGCACTTTATTGTCCACTTCAATCCAACTACAGCCAGGTGATTTGCTCACATTCCTTGCTCTCATTGTTTTTCTCAGTTCTGCAACATCTTTCCATCTGCTTTGGGATGCATAGAGGTTTGATAGCAGGATGTAAGGCCCAGCACTGCTAGGCTCAAGCTGTAGAAGTTTCTTTGCCGCAATTTCAGCCAAATCCAAATTCTTATGGGTTCTGCATGCACTTAATAAAGCACCCCAAACAATAGCATCTGCTTCCACAGGcatattttcaatcaaattcaTTGCCTCATTTAGCTTCCCTGCTCGGCCAAGTAGATCAACCATGCAAGCATAATGTTCAGTTTTTTGATCCACttgatattttgatttcattGACTCAAAAATTTCAAGCCCTTCTTTAACCTTCCCAGTGTAACCACATGCTGAAAGAACTCCAATAAAGGTAATTTCATCAGGTGCAGCACCTGAAGAGAACATCTCATGGAAAACTTCCAAGGCTTTCTCTCCAAAACCATGCTGCGCATAACCAGCAATAATGGAATTCCACATGACAATATCCTTTGAAGAGAACCTATCAAACACCCTTTTTCCTGTCACAAGATCACCACACTTGATATACATCGTGATCAAAACTGAAGAGACGTATATGTCTAAATCAAAGTGGGATCTTACCAACTGTGAATGAACCTGTCTACCGTGATCAAGACTTGCCAGGCTACCACAAACGGAAAGAATACTTATGATGGATGGGAAATTTGGCCTGACCCCTTCTCTTTGCATCAAACTAAATAAAGCAAGCGCTTCCAGTTCAAATCCTTTTCTCTCATAAATCTTGATCAACGCACTCCATGTCCCGTCATCCTTCTCCTTCATTTGATCAAACACCCACCTCGCTTTCCCCACCTCCCCATTCAATCCAAACCCCATGATCATGTCATTACAAGCAGCAACTGGTTTAACAGGCATTGCCTTAAAAAGTTCAGCAGCCTCATTAATCCTACCACTCCTCGTATACCCCTTCAACATTGCTGTCCATGTCACCTCATTCTTATCCGGCATTACTTCAAACAACTTCCTAGCCACATCCACCTTATTATTCATTGCATACCCACTAATCATACTAGTCCAAGCAACCACATTCTTTTGAGGCATCTCGTCAAAAATTTCTCTTGCCTCACTCAACCTTCCTTCCGAACATAATCCACCAATCATATTAGTGCTAGCAACAACATCCTTCACTGGAATCATATCAAAAAGCCGTCTAGCCTCATCAACACGTCCATCTTCAATCAAACCGCCCAACATCACAGTCCAAGAAACGACATTTTTTTCCGGCATTCTCCAAAACAATAATTCAGCCTCATCTATCAATCCCTCTTGCACATACCCTCTAACCATCGCGGTCCACGAAACCACATTCCTCTCGggcattttatcaaacactttTCTCGCTTCAGAAATCATTCCATTCTTAATGTACCCGGAAACCAATCCATTCCAAGAAATCGTATTTCTCTCAGGCATTTTATCAAACAGTTTCTGGGCTTCACCTGGCCGTTTGTTATGAAAGTAACCAGCCACAATTGCATTCCAAGAAGTaactgttttgttttgtaaatcATCAAATATATTTCGCGCTCTGTCTATTTGGCCAAGACGTGCAAAATAGGAAATTTGACATTGGGTTATTGCAGCAGAGCTTGAAAAATAACTTCTATATGGAATCAAACGGAGCCgcattgataaacaaaaaactaaagtaCCCAGATGGCAGAAACAGTTGAAGTTTAGATTTTGATGGTGCCCGGAAGCCGAAAACAGCGGGAAAAAATGGGATAAAGTGTTAGTTACTCGTGTGGTGTAACTAAAGATGACAAGTGGTGTCTGAGTGACCTGTCGTAGGAAAGTAAAGTAAAATTTACGTGGaaatggttttgtttgttttttatttttttaattttaagtttgtgATGaataagctttataatttatttttatttgatttttatatgttCATGCTATAAATTAtggatttaacaagttaatttaaataattttttttaattttatcctttattattaaattaattatgaattaaacttttataatttattttttataaaattatcacaatcttatagctaaaattataaatttagtaagttaatctaatataatacaatctaaacattaaaaaaaaaataccagtttgaaattttttggagTAAGGTTatgtaagttatttttaaacttacTAAGTAGATCGATGAAGTGATTATCAATAGTTGCTGTGCTTGCTATATATGACTAGTGGCTTCCTAACACGTCCAGTTTCAGTGACAATCACAGCAGAAAATGGCATGTTTACAATTTCAAGAACAATGCAAGATCTTCTCTATCAAAGGCTGCGCCATACCTCCGGTTGGTGCCATTGTCAGAAGTCTCTATACAGATCGTAATTCGATAGGTTGCATGGAGGTATCATCCTTGTTGGCCGCCGATCAATATCGGCGAAAGAAATCAGATGGAGTATGCGGTGAAGAGGAAGCCATCGACGGCGCTTTGGAGGCTGTAGTCGAATCAGCTGCTTCTATGCACTGGATCCCATCCCAGGAACAATATGTGCGAGCTTCATGTGTCTTCTTGCTTCGCAGTCAACATAGTAGCAAAAAAACCATACAAAATCCTAAAAATGCAGAGAAAAAATAACGAGGAATGTCATTTTGTTGGCAAAGTGCATTTCGAAGCCTTCATCCTTGACGGAATCTCCAAAATCCAAACAATTGGCCATGTATTCTCCTAAAAAC
Protein-coding sequences here:
- the LOC118060901 gene encoding pentatricopeptide repeat-containing protein At1g56690, mitochondrial codes for the protein MRLRLIPYRSYFSSSAAITQCQISYFARLGQIDRARNIFDDLQNKTVTSWNAIVAGYFHNKRPGEAQKLFDKMPERNTISWNGLVSGYIKNGMISEARKVFDKMPERNVVSWTAMVRGYVQEGLIDEAELLFWRMPEKNVVSWTVMLGGLIEDGRVDEARRLFDMIPVKDVVASTNMIGGLCSEGRLSEAREIFDEMPQKNVVAWTSMISGYAMNNKVDVARKLFEVMPDKNEVTWTAMLKGYTRSGRINEAAELFKAMPVKPVAACNDMIMGFGLNGEVGKARWVFDQMKEKDDGTWSALIKIYERKGFELEALALFSLMQREGVRPNFPSIISILSVCGSLASLDHGRQVHSQLVRSHFDLDIYVSSVLITMYIKCGDLVTGKRVFDRFSSKDIVMWNSIIAGYAQHGFGEKALEVFHEMFSSGAAPDEITFIGVLSACGYTGKVKEGLEIFESMKSKYQVDQKTEHYACMVDLLGRAGKLNEAMNLIENMPVEADAIVWGALLSACRTHKNLDLAEIAAKKLLQLEPSSAGPYILLSNLYASQSRWKDVAELRKTMRARNVSKSPGCSWIEVDNKVHMFTGGGSASHPEHEMIMKKLEKLGASLREAGYCPDGSFVMHDVDEEDKVHSLRHHSEKMAVAYGLLKVPVGKPIRVMKNLRVCGDCHSAIKLIAQVTGREIILRDAHRFHHFKDGLCSCRDFW